A window of Triplophysa dalaica isolate WHDGS20190420 chromosome 7, ASM1584641v1, whole genome shotgun sequence contains these coding sequences:
- the prr15la gene encoding proline-rich protein 15-like protein A, which translates to MVNSFPVNESFKSVVISMATADPAPSWWKLTFMRKKKSEPKVLYEIPAEHGYNSGETPGTSDPTVDSQFNARLERIVDKTATKGRHVKVSHSGRFKEKKRIRATLAENPDLFPETEMTEGNKTGK; encoded by the exons ATGGTCAACTCCTTTCCTGTGAATG AGTCATTCAAGTCTGTTGTCATCTCCATGGCTACTGCGGACCCTGCGCCATCCTGGTGGAAACTGACCTTTATGCGTAAAAAGAAATCAGAGCCTAAGGTGTTGTATGAAATCCCAGCGGAACACGGCTACAACAGCGGAGAGACACCCGGCACATCCGATCCGACTGTTGACAGCCAGTTTAACGCCCGCTTAGAACGCATCGTGGACAAAACGGCAACGAAGGGCCGCCACGTAAAAGTTTCACATTCGGGTCGAtttaaagagaagaagagaatcCGAGCTACGCTAGCAGAAAACCCCGACCTGTTCCCTGAGACCGAAATGACTGAGGGTAATAAAACTGGAAAATAA